Within the Musa acuminata AAA Group cultivar baxijiao chromosome BXJ2-9, Cavendish_Baxijiao_AAA, whole genome shotgun sequence genome, the region CATGGAaaactcatcttgcaaaatttcttatatgtgttcttgatttcgagctttgagGAAGCACTTGTAGGAACCCAAGAATTTCTTTCATATCCTGCGTCATTATCAAACTTTCCAATATGTCGCACATGTGCCAGAAAATGTGTTGGTCTACCATGGGATCAAAAAATACATATGGGGGTTGTAGATTGGAGTTCGATAGGATCAGCTAGAATGATAAAAATTGATTGGTAAAGAGCGGATGACTGGGAAAGAATAGAGTAAGAAAATTCAAAGACAAGATAATAACCCGACTAATAGGCCGAAAAACAACTTACCTTGTGCTTATCATCTCATGAACATAATACATGATTCAAAACTTCCAACCCCTAATCCTGCCCAGATGTCACTTTCATGACAAGTGTTTGATTTGGAAGAtaatagagagagaaaggaagAACAGAAGAAGATGACACCACCAACAATCCCAAACGTAACTCAGATAGtattcaaatcattccaataacATATATTATGTATACCTTATGCTAATTAAGTGGAAGAAAGCTTTCCTTTTATAAAATCTTGTTCttcaataaaatattatccatTAGTAGCACATGTCAAAGAAAAGAAGGGAGAGAAGAAGATGGAATAAGAATGAGGAGAGGGAAGAATGAGAGAAGCACAAGGTGAAggagagaaggagaaggaaaaaaacGAGGAGAACAAGAAAGAGGAGGCTGAGGAATTGGAAGACTTGCAGTCGACAATGAAAACAGTTGCCAACAGAAGGCAGAagattatattaaaattaaaaaaaaacaattttaaaCCAGACTAGACGAAATCTCCCGGTTCGAGTGTTGGTTCCTGGTCTGACAGGTTTTTAAGATGCTGGTTACCTCTTTTATTGTGTATTTCATATACTAACCCTCCTCTTCCACCCAGGTCTTCCTTGTACCACCTTAATTTCACTCTCCATATAAAACTCCATGAGGATAATCATGGAAATTGTTATTAGAACTCGAGATAACCCCAAGAATCAAATATTTGTGATGAAAGCTCACCTAGCAAGTTCGAGATTCCTATCTTATAGAGGCATGGAATTATTTGCTTGCACCAATTGAAGTAATAATTATACCCATGTAATAAAAGCTGATAATAGTGAACAAGGGCAAAGGAGATTCTGATTCTTGAACCAAACCTGAAGTTCAGGAGGAAGATATCTGTATACATCATATATCTGATCCTTAAAGCCTCTACTCAGCATTTCATCAGCTTCATCCTATACCAATAACACAATATTAGCTCAAAAGATCAAATAGATATTGCTTAGATAATTAAACTGATGACAACAAGGGGAAAACGAACAAGGATTAAAATTTTGATAGCTCTTGTTCGTAAGGTCCTCCTTTTGATCATGTCGCAGACTCTGCCAGGCGTCCCAGAAACGACATGAACACCATACTCCAGCTTTCTAATATCTTCCCCTATACTCTTCCCACCAATGCATGCATGGGCTTGCACATTTATGTATTCACCAATAGCCAATATCACCTTCTCAGTCTGGGCAGCAAGTTCTCTAGTAGGTGACAGAATAAGTGCCTGCACTCTGAAAAagatatgcatgaacttaaacagaTTAGTTTTAATAATGGTGAATCATGTGAATGCAGAATTTGTGTGTAAAAGCCTTAGGTATGACATGTATTTATTTTAGGAACTATCTGATATGAATATTTTAATCAGAAATATTGCATTAAACCTCAACGGCGGGAAAAGATACATATATCGATCTCAAATAGTTGAGAtattataaaacatataaatgtCATAAATATCCCCATACATCATATAAGAAAAGATTTTCCAGGTTCACTTTTCCAAAGTTGCAACTATTAATTGCAAATATTCAATCTGCAGAAAATGTGATATCCAAGTAGGCTAATGATTTTGATCATTAAAATGTTTTTTGCATTGGCTCATTAATTGATGTTTATCCCTACCACATATCATCTTTCTTAAATAAAAAGTATCTGTTACTAATGAAGTTTAGCCTCTGTTTCATGTTGATAGAATTAATAATCAATGCAGAGAAATGATGTGTTTTTTTCACAACATAGATAAGTGGATAGGCAAAAGTGAATCGCATTACGACATTTATTTATTCTGCAAGATATTATAAAGCCTGTTCATGCATAACATCGTTCAGTTAGAATCATGGCAAAAGTTCTTACCGTGCAAGTTGGCCTGTGTTCTGCTACATAGGGGTCTTGAAAAGTGGTCGGATGTAGAGAGACATTTGGTTGTGAATTCCaacaaggaaaataatataaatatatctacACAACTTCATATTTAGTTCAAGTCACAGTTCCATAAACCATCCTCTACCGTCATTCCTTAGCATAATTGTAGGATTAATACTGTCCATAATTTACACTATATGGTATGATTTACTACACTATTAAGGTTTTTGGGTTTTTGGTTATGCATGAAAAAGCAACAGGATTTTCATGCCTACCACAATTATatgaaatttagatagaaaaataaAACTTAGAACTTAACATAAATACCCTTTACTATTACCACCTCTACATACCACAAGCTGCTAAatgaataaagaaaaccaaactaAATTATTCAATAAACTTCCGAATTGATTAATTGTTAACTACAAAGTACAAATAATTCCACATATATCAAGTTCATGAAATGCTTTCACTAGAATGTCGGAGACAAGTCACAAAACCTTCCTGATGTTTAATCTTTGTTGTTGGATTATTATATCCATTTGTATgtaattagttaatttaataaatTGTTCTCCATTAATTTCATtgttatctcatatattcttttaTCTTTACTGATTTGTATCCATATATACATTGTTTTGAAAAGTTAGATCCACAAATTTTATATTTTCCTAACATATTATATAAATGATTTCATAGATTTAAATAATGGCCGATTCCAATTTTTCATGTCAATTGTATTGCCCCTATACAATTCCAATCCTGGTTTTGAACTTCCAAACTATGATGTAGATCCAAGAATCATTTAAAGATTCTCGGAGCTACATCACAATTTGGAACTTGTAAAAATCTTTTAAGATGTGCTCATTAAAAACTAAGCTGACGAGATTTTTTTGACCTCTCCACCTTACATCCTCCTAATGCTAGGAAAGAAAATGCAGAACAGAGATTTAGAAGTCTTGGATAAACATACATCTGACTCCTTTCTCTATGATAGGACATTTGACTTGCAAAAATAAAATTCCTATTATTCAAACTTTTACGTAGATTCTAAAAGAATTCAAGGACAATAAAAATGACTCTCTATAATAGCAAGTAGATGTCATTACCATTACCAAAACTTAATAAAGATAAGAGAAAAGGAAGAGACTCTGAAAGAGTGATCTGGTTAAACACCAGACCTAATATTGACTTAAAAAGTATAAAACTTTAATAAAAAAGTCTAGTCTTTTTCTTAGAAAACATGTTGAGCCGAATTGCATCAGTTTCCTTAATAATCCTTCAAAGTTCAAGCACCAATTTGTCATTCAGGATCTTTTTTCTGCATAAGCATAAATCTTCACCTTGATTTTAACTATTTGCCAACAAGAGTACAACCAAGAACTAAGCCAGATTGTAGCCAAATCTTATGGATTCAGGATAGTTAAGATTGATCCTGAGATGACAAGTCAATTAAACAAGACTGTGGTTTGGATTTTTTTAATGAATGATCTTTGTTCTCCTAGCAcaagcaaaataaaaaaaatcttaagatccAGAAAAGGTAATATATTCCTTATCTTTCTTGTGATGCTTAATTTTGATTGCAACCGTTAGCGACCATCTAACAGAATAGTTCATGTTCTTTTCCTTCTTGTCAATTACTAGACAATCATGATTGTCCTATAAGCTTATCCTGCCTTACCTTTTGCCATAAGGCAAACGATATGGAAGATGGTCATTGTTTGACAGACAAAAGAACCTGCATTTGGAACTCCATTTTCTATAGTCTAAATGCTGCATTTAAATACTTGAGGAGGACGTATTTTCTAATCATTTAGATATATAGGTTGTTAAATGTAACTGTTTCGATCTGCCACTCCTATAATTTTTTCCCGCAAAAGATGTACTTGTACTAAGACAACTAGCAATTTTGCTATTAAATATGAGGATCCAATTAGATGTTCATAACATTGTCTTTTGTTATAAGATTCAAAAATTGGCCTAGATCAAATAATTCATCTACAATACCGAATTGATTAGGGTTTATTGTATTAGAATGAGCTGATACTACAAACTATGGCACAATACAATTTGTATATAGTGAGGCGATCTGCTGAAAGACAAAGTTCTAAGCCATAATTTATTTGAAGAGACTAAATTATATTTATCCAGCACACAATCTTTACTATTGCTATTCCTTCATCCAACCTAGCTCCTATACCCCTTTCAACCCCTATTTACTATTGCACATGGAATAAAAATGCAACAGAAAAATAACATATAATTTCAGCTTTAAAGAATACACATTCCATCGATCCAGATTGAATCTTGTTCTATTAATGCATCTCCAAACAATTAAGTTACACAAGAAGTGGCGTTCATGCAACAATTTTCATTTGGGAAAAGAGAAAGTCGCTTGGTCTCTTGGTAGAAATCCAAACGTCCCTCAGCATGAAAAATCAATCATGTGCTGGTCGAATGCAAAAATATGTAACTGGGGAGCTCCAGTCATGTCTACACTCAACCAATTGTCAAACTGCTTTTACATCTAGCTTAACCCAAAAGAATAATACTCACAATTTGACATGATTGTCCAGCCTTCTCTAAAGTATGTTTGATAATTTTCCAAAGCAACCTCTTATGCcattaaaaaggaaaaagatgcaACTAACAATCCCGATGGACAATAGGTCATATAAGTTTCTGCAACCAATAATCCCAGCCATCAACCAAGCTTGAAAAAGTCGAAATCAAGTGTACAGTTCCCATTACATAAACCAAATATAAACTTAGCCTAAAAACCTAACACAAATTAGAATGAGAAAGAAAAATTGACAACAATAAGGAAGGAAATCgaggtaaaagaaaaaaagatacaaaTCATACTCTCGCATGGAGGTATCGACCATCTGGCAGACGGACAGGGCGATCATAGAGGACTTCCCGGTACCGGACTGCGCCTGGGCGATGACGTCGCGGCCATTGATGATGGGAATCACAGCCCGCTGCTGGATCGCGGAGGGCTTCTCGAACCCGTAAGCGTAGATCCCGCGGAGGAGGTCGTCGCGGATGCCCATCTGGTCGAAGCTGGTGATGGCCTCCACCCCGGGGCTGGTCTCGAAGACGAGGTTCTCGTCGTCCATGGGGCGGCCTGGCGGCTGCCGGCTCCGAGGCACTGCGGTGCTGGCGGCGGCCATGATGACGAAGAAAGCAGGAGATCGAGGTGGTGTTTCGGAGGCGAGGCGAGGGAGCGAACGAGAGGGACGACTCGAACCCTAGAAACGTCACCTTTGGAGGCCTTTTTTCGAATTATccacgaatatatatatatatatatatatatatatatattagtgttTTAAGGAAGCGATTGGGTTGGCTGCACAACTTATAGTTCTATGTAATGTTCAAAATCTGCTTCAATCGAGAAATAATGCAATCGATACTGTGTTACTATTGGTTGCGTCAATTATCTTGTATATTTGAAAACTAGTTTCGaatcaaaatatatttgaaaatattaCTTTCTATAGTGTTATTATGATAACcatcaatttaataaaaaatatgtataatAATAAACTCATGttgattaaatttattatattagtaATATTATGTATAATAATATTACATTATCTATTATGACTAAGAGAATGAAATAAAGtatattcatatatttatttatgtagaCATACATAAAGGGCTATATCAACTTTTGAAACTGAACAGCCtcgattaatataaaaaataattggaTCAAATAAAAGTAATTATTTGATAAGTGTGCATACACATCATGTTGCAACGCTGCCAAGCAAGGTAATCCGGAAGTATAGAGTCAAGTAAATACGGTGCAATTAAAATCAATATAAAGAGCATTTATTATCAAGATGAACAAATGCTAGTATTACAAATGAAACAAGCAGATCTTTATACACCCTGATTAAAATGAACAAAGTGGAACATCTAACAAAACTCATTTTAACACCATCCATGTCCGCAGTTTATTATCCTCTCGTGATGCCGTTTCAAGCGTTGAATTATTTCTTCCAGAGGAGATGAAACTTTATTGCCAAAATTGACAAAATCGTACCATGTAATCTTGTGATGATGAGATGTATGACTCTTGTTGAAGAACTGATGGGAAGTCGGTCTTCTTTATGATACAATGTTATGCTCATCCACACCAGTTCCAGGATTCATCAAGCAAGAATTGTCAATGGAAGATGAGCAATATTCAGCAAGTTGCCTCTGCCTATGGTTGTCCTCCCTTCTCCCTCTCCACCAAAATTGGGATACTGTGATCAAACAAGAGGCAGGAGTATCTGGTGACTGTTCTTGCATTTGCTAACTAGAATAGAAAAGGTTTTCAAATGGTTATCAGAAATTATACAAATGTAATATGAACAAACAGCATGCTATGAACCCCAGCTGAGTGCAGTATGTTACATGGATCTTTTCTCACCATTGTAATCCACTGAGTGGAAATGACAAGTCAAAATAATGTTGActgaattccttttttttttttcttaaaggaTCCTCTTATTGACTCCAATTGTGTATGTATTTTGCTTAAGTAGTCCGAAGCCTGAGCAAAACATGAAAGGATTGTGTTTTAGATCATAACCAATGTTCAACTTTGTTGAAGTTAATACTACAAATTTAATTGcactaaatttatttcttttcgaTACTCCAAATACTCAGATGAAACTTctgaaaataaatttgaatcaatTACCTTCCGACTGTGCAAGGAAACAAAGTAAAGCCACACATTGCCATTCATTCACAGGGATTGAATGAGAATATAGACATGCCACAAGAGAACTTATCAAAATAAAGGTATTAGAGACATGTATCGagaagatgacattttttagtagGATAAAACAGCAAGTATCAAATTTCTTGTCCTAGAAGATAAAGAAGATACAGGAAGTACATACTAGTCCGGGCATGGATCGGTACACAAATCGCTCTAGTTTCAAGTGATTCAGTACTATTGTTCCTCTTATTTCTCACGACGTCATTGTCGTTGTTGTCGCCGTTGTTAATGGACATCGCCTGCCCATTTACCTCTGTTTATCTCTCTAATACATATGCCTGCCTTGTCTCCTCCGCTTCTTCCttcatccttctcctcctccatcgcTTGATCTTCCTTCTCcactgcttccccttcttctttcttcctccattGCCTCCCTTTCTTCCTTCATCTTACACCTTCCTcctccttagttcctccatcgcccctttctcttctccctctttttcttcctcttcgaaACAACGATACATACTGACAACGAGACACCAATACTGACTGATATGTACCCATCTGACCAGGTCTAACCAGATCATCGGAACGGGTGCCGACAATCCTTGGCAACCTACACATAGCAATTTAGGCATCTTCTACTCATAATCTATATGTAACATGGTAACTTGCAACTTATTTCCACTTTCCTAGTTTATTAAATCACAATAAGAAGATTTTGAAACATCATGATCATTAAGAACTATTTTTAACATACCAGAGTGCTGAATGATAATTACTGAGCCCAACAGCTTAGTTTGATATGCTGCTGCTGAAGTAGTTTTCTTGTCCCTTCCAAACAAATTGTTTTAGGATGCCTAAGGCAGAAAAAACACCTATGTGGCAATAAATAATTAGTCAAAAGATGTATATAAACCGCAACAAttacaaaaagagaagaataAGCATCAAAGTTGTATTACTATTAGCCACCTGTGCCAGTTTGAAGTGATGTCGAAGACAAAATGcagcttaaaaatgataatgtaaGCCCTTTTAAGGATTGCCCCTTTGATGACACATGAAACTAAACTCCTGCATCATGTTACAAAACTTTCAGCAGGCTAGAACTTCAGGACAAATTTATAGGATCTACAAAATAGTCAAAGATTCAATATGCTAACCAGATATGACTAAGCTACaaagttatttttattttgatccaCACTATATTTACCAAATTGCAGACATAAGACAGCAAGCATCTCATCATGAGAAAGACACATGGGCTATGTACCATATCTGTGATAATGGAAGCCTTTACTGACTTTATAGCTCTGTAGAACTTGTTATTTATGGATGTCTGTTTCTTCTTTTTAATATGGGTTACCACCATTCATTTCTAATTAAATTCTAAATATGCCCCCCTTTTACCCCACAAACATTCTAAACAGTCTGTCAGCAACCATGCCAAACCCATATTATCCCATTTTCAAGCTAAAAAGACAAAAAATTAAGCACAGTAAACAAACCTGAAAGGATTTTCAGGGCATGTTAGAACAAGGTCTGCAACTGATCCATTTTGGGAAACCATGCTTCTCTGAGGTAACAGTTTGGAGCTGAGGTTTAATGCCATGTCCTGAATTAATAAACAAGGCATAAAGAGCACCAACTACCCACGAGAGTATCAAATACAGGATCTGGAGCAAAATTTGATACATTTGCGCAGGCTAAAACCAACCATTTTATTCCACATTTGAATCAATTGGTGATCTCCCACTCATCAACAAGATCAAAATTCTGTGGCCGTGGGGCTGGTATGCTTCCTTGACCCCAACCTTTTTGCACCCTCTTTAGAAGTTTCATAGCTATTCCACTTCCATCATCTCTGCATATACAGGCATGATTACAAAACTGTTATGATAGATTCAGTAATCAGTTAAATTGAAGAATAACTGTCAGGAGACCTATGTAGTGATTTCTAGATTGGCCTACTAAATACACTTTCCTTGTTTCATAATTGAACTATCATTTAAAGGAGAAGAAACCAAAACATGTAGATTGTCAAACCTTTTCATATTCACATGTGCCCAATAATATTTGAAGTTCCTAGAAATTGCAAACAAAAAGACGAAATAGAATATTTATACCTGTGTAGAAGATTGTGCCAATCGCTTCCAAGAGAAACCTcttgctcttgcttttgcttttgATGTTTATTCTCTGAGTCACCATGTAGACGATCAGAAAAAGAAACCATGGATCCTTCATGATGAGCTGCCATATCCATCATTTTCTCTGAAAGTTTATCAGCCTCTTGTTTGTTTCCCTTCTTCCCTAGTGCATCAATCACTGGCATAAATGTTGCAGGATCAAACACATAACCTTTAGCAATCATTGTATTGATTAAACTGTGCCCATCATCTATCCTGTCTTCCTTGCAAAGTTCTTCAATAAGACTTTTGTACGGAAAATGCTCCAGGGAAAACTCCTTTTCTAGAGCGATTTGAagaagttccttagcctctgaTATCTTTCCATACAGGAAACACTCGTTGCACATTAAGCTATAGAGCACTTCCTTTTGTCCACATGCAGTCAAAGCTCCATGAAACATGGCTTGAGCTGCATCAAAATCAGAAATCTTGCAGAAAGCCCGGATCAACATGCTGAAAGAAGTTATGTTAGGAAGAATGGAATTATGAAGCATCTCTTCTAGAAGTGAAGCAGCTTTATCTACCATTTCTCTATCACAGAGAGCATGGATTAGGTTATTATAAGTTCTAACATTTTTTGGGATTCCTTTTTCTTGCATTTCATTAATCAAGTCAAGTATTTCCTCTATTTGGTGTTTTTTACCCAAACCCCATATCAGTAAGTTGTATGTTCTTGTGCTTGGTCTGCATGCTTTTTTTTCCATGTCTCTTAGAACTTTAAAAGCTGATGACACCTTTCCCTGCTTACAAAATCCATGTACAAAAATGTCATAAATTATCGAATCCGGAGCAACATTCCTCCCCATCATTTCAAGTAATAATTTCCTAGCTTCATCTAACCTTCCAGCCTTGCACAAGtgattaatcaaaattgaataggtGATTAGACCAGGACaacattttttcttttcatttctgtCGTCCACCAAACCGAGGAATGCATTTCCAAGTTCACCAAGGGCTGCACTTCCATGCTGCCACATGCTATTAACAATTTCAATTGCCTTGTCCAATTTTCCATTTTCACACAAACCATTTATGACAATATTGCATGTTACGATGCCTAAACCATATCCTTTTTTATTCATCTCTTGTAATAGTTTCTCTGCCTCCAAAATCCTCCCCTCTTTCCACAAGCTTTGCAATAAGATGTTGCAAGAAAAACTGTTGGGAAAACATCCACTACTAGTCATCTCATGAAGAATCTTGATGGCCCCTGATATATTCCTTCTCGTGCAGTACCAGTGGAGTAGACTGCTATAAGTTACTGGGTCCGGTGACGTTCCATTAtttttcatcaaattcatcactGATCTAGCACTATAAATCATCCCTTCCTTACAAAGACCATCAATAAGAATGTTATAAGAGTATGAATTAGGTTCTATACCCTGTTGAACCATTTGTTCCAACAATTGTTGGGCCTCCAGCAGCCTTCCACACTTCACCAACCCTGACAGCCATATATTGTAACTCTGTAAACTTGTAAGGGATCCACCAACTTTCATCAACTCCACCAAGGCCCTGGCTTCCTCCAGCATGCCTCCCTTACAAAATCCATCCAACATCAGATTAAATGTAATCTGATTCGGCCTTGGCAAACCCAACACATTATCCTCCTGCATGTCTCTGAAAATCTGGTAAGCCTCCAATACCTTACCTGCCTTACAAAGAGCAGAAATCCTAGAATTAAAAGTGACAACATTAGGAAAAATACCATCTTTTCTCATCCGCTCAACCAACTTCTCAGCTTCACCAATGGACCCCTCCTTGCAAAAGCTAGAAATTAATGTATTATAGATCACTATGTTTGGTGAGCGCCCGAGTCTCTCCATCTCATCCAGAAGCTCCACCGCCCTGTGACTGAGCCCTGCTTTACAGTACCTGCAGATCAAGAACCCGAAGCTGAACTCATCTGGCTGGCAATTCTTTAATGGCATATTATCGAACAACAGCCGG harbors:
- the LOC103998796 gene encoding eukaryotic initiation factor 4A-III homolog B; this translates as MAAASTAVPRSRQPPGRPMDDENLVFETSPGVEAITSFDQMGIRDDLLRGIYAYGFEKPSAIQQRAVIPIINGRDVIAQAQSGTGKSSMIALSVCQMVDTSMREVQALILSPTRELAAQTEKVILAIGEYINVQAHACIGGKSIGEDIRKLEYGVHVVSGTPGRVCDMIKRRTLRTRAIKILILDEADEMLSRGFKDQIYDVYRYLPPELQVALISATLPHEILEITNKFMTDPIRILVKRDELTLEGIKQFFVAVEREEWKFDTLCDLYDTLTITQAVIFCNTKRKVDWLTEKMRSNNFTVSSMHGDMPQKERDAIMAEFRSGATRVLITTDVWARGIDVQQVSLVINYDLPNNRELYIHRIGRSGRFGRKGVAINFVRKDDIRILRDIEQYYSTQIDEMPMNVADLI
- the LOC103998797 gene encoding pentatricopeptide repeat-containing protein At2g17140, translating into MNSSALAAELLRRNAGNPALAWRLLRHLLSSPAAPVPPLRLIISLSRLLVVARMLPELHHLRRLILLPRHPPAAVRTALSALVSVSASAGLLDDALAHFRSLRSQFPSHPPSTRLYNCLLNCSLRAHRADLVEVLYRDMLLAGVPPETYTFNILIFSLCDSDRIEEARLLFDNMPLKNCQPDEFSFGFLICRYCKAGLSHRAVELLDEMERLGRSPNIVIYNTLISSFCKEGSIGEAEKLVERMRKDGIFPNVVTFNSRISALCKAGKVLEAYQIFRDMQEDNVLGLPRPNQITFNLMLDGFCKGGMLEEARALVELMKVGGSLTSLQSYNIWLSGLVKCGRLLEAQQLLEQMVQQGIEPNSYSYNILIDGLCKEGMIYSARSVMNLMKNNGTSPDPVTYSSLLHWYCTRRNISGAIKILHEMTSSGCFPNSFSCNILLQSLWKEGRILEAEKLLQEMNKKGYGLGIVTCNIVINGLCENGKLDKAIEIVNSMWQHGSAALGELGNAFLGLVDDRNEKKKCCPGLITYSILINHLCKAGRLDEARKLLLEMMGRNVAPDSIIYDIFVHGFCKQGKVSSAFKVLRDMEKKACRPSTRTYNLLIWGLGKKHQIEEILDLINEMQEKGIPKNVRTYNNLIHALCDREMVDKAASLLEEMLHNSILPNITSFSMLIRAFCKISDFDAAQAMFHGALTACGQKEVLYSLMCNECFLYGKISEAKELLQIALEKEFSLEHFPYKSLIEELCKEDRIDDGHSLINTMIAKGYVFDPATFMPVIDALGKKGNKQEADKLSEKMMDMAAHHEGSMVSFSDRLHGDSENKHQKQKQEQEVSLGSDWHNLLHRDDGSGIAMKLLKRVQKGWGQGSIPAPRPQNFDLVDEWEITN